In the Streptomyces sp. 840.1 genome, one interval contains:
- a CDS encoding aldo/keto reductase, whose amino-acid sequence MNYRTLGRTGIKVSPYCLGAMMFGAAGNRDHDESVRIIHKALDAGINFVDTADAYSRGESEEIVGKALKGRRDSVVLATKAHLPMGDDPNQQGNSRRWLIRAFEDSLRRLGTDHVDLFQIHRPAPDTDVEETLSALTDLVRAGKVRAIGSSTFPASDIVEAQWTAERRGLERFRTEQPPYSILNRGIEREVLPVCERYGMGAMVWSPLAQGLLTGRFRKGAPTDSLRAARGLKHLSDERRLDTVEQLVPVAREAGMSLTHLAMAFAIAHPGVTSAIIGPRTMEHLDDLLAGAGAVLTDEVFDRIDAIVPPGTDVGMLDMAYDPPAIGRAALRRRVPAERSAA is encoded by the coding sequence ATGAACTACCGCACACTGGGTCGGACCGGCATCAAGGTCAGCCCGTACTGCCTGGGCGCGATGATGTTCGGCGCTGCGGGCAACCGCGACCACGACGAATCCGTCCGGATCATCCACAAGGCGCTGGACGCGGGGATCAACTTCGTCGACACCGCCGACGCCTACTCGCGCGGTGAGTCCGAGGAGATCGTCGGAAAGGCCCTCAAGGGCCGCCGGGACTCGGTGGTGCTGGCCACCAAGGCCCACCTCCCGATGGGGGACGACCCCAACCAGCAGGGGAACTCTCGGCGCTGGCTGATCCGCGCGTTCGAGGACTCCCTGCGCAGGCTGGGCACCGACCACGTCGATCTCTTCCAGATCCACCGCCCCGCGCCGGACACCGACGTGGAGGAGACCCTCTCCGCCCTCACCGACCTGGTGCGCGCGGGCAAGGTCCGCGCCATCGGCTCCTCCACCTTCCCCGCCTCGGACATCGTCGAGGCGCAGTGGACCGCCGAGCGGCGCGGCCTGGAGCGCTTCCGCACCGAGCAGCCGCCGTACTCGATCCTCAACCGGGGCATCGAGCGCGAGGTGCTGCCCGTCTGCGAGCGCTACGGCATGGGCGCCATGGTCTGGAGCCCGCTCGCGCAGGGGCTGCTCACCGGGCGCTTCCGCAAGGGCGCCCCGACCGACAGCCTGCGGGCGGCCCGAGGCCTCAAGCACCTGAGCGACGAGCGCCGGCTCGACACGGTGGAACAGCTCGTCCCGGTCGCCCGGGAGGCGGGCATGTCGCTGACCCACCTGGCGATGGCCTTCGCGATCGCCCATCCCGGCGTCACCTCGGCGATCATCGGCCCGCGCACCATGGAGCACCTCGACGACCTGCTCGCCGGCGCCGGGGCCGTCCTCACCGACGAGGTCTTCGACCGGATCGACGCCATCGTGCCGCCCGGTACCGATGTCGGGATGCTCGACATGGCCTACGACCCGCCCGCCATCGGCCGGGCCGCGCTGCGCCGGCGTGTGCCCGCCGAGCGCTCCGCCGCCTGA
- a CDS encoding endo-1,4-beta-xylanase, which produces MILNPPPGGESAHRPLRSRARRAFTLATAGVLTAAGVLSLAGTADAATTLGSSAAAKGRYFGTAVAANHLGESAYASALDTEFNMVTPENEMKWDAVESTRNSFGFGPADQIVSHAQGKGMKVRGHTLVWYSQLPGWVGGLGADDLRTAMNNHITKVMDHYKGKIYAWDVVNEAFQDGGSGARRSSPFQDKLGGGYIEEAFRTARAADPGAKLCYNDYNTDGQNAKSNAVYAMVKDFKQRGVPIDCVGFQSHFNGNSPVPGDYRANLQRFADLGVDVQITELDIEGSGSAQAADYTKVANACLAVSRCAGMTVWGVTDKYSWRSGGTPLLLDGDYAKKPAYSAVLTALGGSGGGGDGGTGGATCTATYTRTDTWGDRFNGQVTVRAGSSAISGWTVPVTVTSPQKVSTTWNGTPSWDSSGNVMTMRPNGNGSLAAGASVSFGFTVMTNGNTSAPAVGACTAS; this is translated from the coding sequence GTGATCCTCAATCCCCCACCCGGTGGAGAATCCGCGCACCGGCCGCTGCGCTCCCGGGCACGAAGAGCATTCACCCTCGCCACAGCGGGAGTTCTCACCGCCGCCGGAGTCCTGTCGCTGGCGGGCACCGCCGACGCCGCGACCACGCTCGGCTCCTCGGCCGCCGCCAAGGGCCGGTATTTCGGCACCGCGGTCGCCGCGAACCACCTCGGTGAGTCCGCGTACGCCTCGGCGCTGGACACCGAGTTCAACATGGTGACGCCCGAGAACGAGATGAAGTGGGACGCCGTCGAGTCCACCCGGAACTCCTTCGGCTTCGGTCCCGCCGACCAGATCGTCAGCCACGCGCAGGGCAAGGGCATGAAGGTCCGCGGCCACACCCTGGTCTGGTACTCCCAGCTGCCCGGCTGGGTCGGCGGGCTCGGCGCCGACGATCTGCGCACGGCCATGAACAACCACATCACCAAGGTGATGGACCACTACAAAGGAAAGATCTACGCCTGGGACGTCGTCAACGAGGCCTTCCAGGACGGCGGCAGCGGAGCCCGGCGCAGCTCGCCCTTCCAGGACAAGCTCGGCGGTGGCTACATCGAGGAGGCGTTCCGCACCGCCCGCGCTGCCGACCCGGGTGCGAAACTCTGCTACAACGACTACAACACCGACGGGCAGAACGCGAAGAGCAACGCGGTCTACGCCATGGTGAAGGACTTCAAGCAGCGCGGTGTACCCATCGACTGCGTCGGCTTCCAGTCACACTTCAACGGCAACTCGCCCGTCCCGGGCGACTACCGGGCCAATCTGCAGCGCTTCGCCGATCTGGGCGTCGACGTCCAGATCACCGAGCTGGACATCGAGGGATCGGGTTCGGCGCAGGCCGCCGACTACACCAAGGTCGCGAACGCGTGCCTGGCCGTGTCCCGGTGTGCGGGAATGACTGTCTGGGGCGTCACCGACAAGTACTCGTGGCGCAGCGGCGGCACTCCCCTGCTCCTCGACGGCGACTACGCCAAGAAGCCCGCGTACAGCGCGGTACTGACGGCGCTCGGCGGCTCCGGCGGTGGCGGTGACGGCGGAACCGGTGGCGCCACCTGCACCGCCACCTACACCAGGACGGACACCTGGGGCGACCGGTTCAACGGCCAGGTGACGGTGCGGGCGGGGAGTTCCGCGATCAGCGGCTGGACGGTGCCCGTCACCGTGACCTCCCCGCAGAAGGTCTCCACCACCTGGAACGGAACCCCGTCCTGGGACAGCAGCGGCAACGTGATGACCATGAGGCCCAACGGCAACGGGAGCCTGGCCGCCGGGGCCTCGGTGTCCTTCGGCTTCACCGTCATGACGAACGGCAACACCTCGGCGCCCGCCGTCGGAGCCTGCACCGCCTCCTGA
- a CDS encoding TetR/AcrR family transcriptional regulator, whose translation MHEDTDRETTGSGASGAQPGKRLRADARRSTDALLAAAAEVFATSGVDAPVRQITARAGVGAGTLYRHFPQRSDLIAAVFRNEVDACADAAAPLAARYGPAEALTMWLQRFAVFIGTKRGLGAALHSGDRAYDSLPDYFQERFVPALGALLDTAVRAGEIRSDIGPDDLLRATGNLAMPAHDDGEGHTQRMVALLVDGLRHGARPQTN comes from the coding sequence GTGCACGAGGACACGGACCGGGAGACCACCGGCAGCGGCGCGAGCGGGGCCCAGCCCGGCAAGCGCCTGCGCGCCGACGCCCGGCGCAGCACCGACGCCCTGCTGGCGGCGGCCGCAGAGGTCTTCGCCACCTCGGGGGTCGACGCACCCGTACGCCAGATCACCGCCAGGGCGGGCGTGGGCGCCGGCACGCTCTACCGGCACTTCCCGCAGCGCTCCGACCTCATCGCCGCGGTCTTCCGCAACGAGGTGGACGCCTGCGCCGACGCCGCGGCGCCTCTCGCGGCGCGGTACGGGCCGGCCGAGGCGCTCACCATGTGGCTGCAGCGCTTCGCGGTCTTCATCGGCACGAAGCGCGGGCTCGGCGCCGCCCTCCACTCGGGCGACCGGGCCTACGACAGCCTGCCGGACTACTTCCAGGAGCGCTTCGTACCCGCGCTCGGCGCACTGCTGGACACCGCGGTGCGAGCCGGCGAGATCCGCTCCGACATCGGCCCGGACGACCTGCTGCGCGCCACGGGCAACCTGGCCATGCCCGCTCACGACGACGGGGAGGGCCACACACAGCGGATGGTCGCGCTGCTCGTCGACGGACTGCGCCACGGCGCCCGGCCCCAGACCAACTGA
- a CDS encoding serine hydrolase domain-containing protein: MTEDTAGGGISRRRLGGGMLALGGALALAPIPFAEGASATESGAGSSDMRAGTAAGSPSGQHRPTLRRGSAARAGLLQEPLDRLVTEAERYLGNSPAHPWYAGAVLLAGRGGTVALHHPIGKAVRYASYDEKTDTGVEFPPEQQIAMAEDTVFDLASVSKLFTSILAVQQIERGRLELEATVASYLPDFAGGGKQDITIRQLLTHTSGFRAWIPLYSAPTREGKLALIWNEVPASPPGTVYLYSDLNLISLQLVLEKITGRTEDVLLREQITAPLGMHRTRYNPPASWKPKIAATEDERPPWSGMDRGLVWGEVHDENAYSLGGVAGHAGVFSCAWDLAILARTLLNGGVYGRARILSAHSVDLLFTDFNTAFPGDAHGLGFELYQHWYMGAMATPRTAGHTGFTGTSLVLDPSTDSFLIVLGNSVHPVRNWRSGSAPRVATANQMARAVAVRPARGRTAWFSGLAGASSATLALPPLTLTSSRARLSCALWWDTEPGSDFLYLEGSPDAGKSWRPVPFSTVPTAQDRRPRPEPHPDGSVSGWSGRVWHRFDADLSAWHGAEVRLRWRYATDQLYVGRGVYVDAVRVEDGGRTVFDEGRPGDARRIEADGWTPSEN; the protein is encoded by the coding sequence ATGACCGAGGACACGGCGGGCGGCGGCATCAGCAGGCGAAGGCTGGGCGGTGGGATGCTGGCCCTGGGCGGAGCACTCGCCCTGGCGCCGATTCCGTTCGCGGAAGGGGCGTCTGCCACGGAGTCGGGGGCGGGATCGTCGGACATGCGCGCAGGAACCGCGGCGGGGTCGCCGTCCGGACAGCACCGGCCGACGCTGCGGCGCGGGTCGGCCGCGCGGGCCGGGCTGCTCCAGGAGCCACTCGACCGGCTCGTCACCGAGGCCGAGAGATACCTGGGCAACTCCCCCGCGCACCCCTGGTACGCGGGCGCGGTCCTGCTCGCCGGGCGGGGCGGGACGGTCGCGCTGCACCATCCGATCGGCAAGGCGGTGCGCTACGCGTCGTACGACGAGAAGACCGACACCGGGGTGGAGTTCCCGCCGGAGCAGCAGATCGCCATGGCCGAGGACACGGTCTTCGACCTGGCGTCGGTCTCGAAGCTGTTCACCTCGATCCTGGCCGTGCAGCAGATCGAACGCGGCAGGCTGGAGCTGGAGGCGACGGTCGCCTCGTACCTCCCCGACTTCGCCGGCGGCGGCAAGCAGGACATCACGATCCGTCAGCTGCTCACCCACACCTCGGGCTTTCGCGCCTGGATCCCGCTCTACTCGGCGCCGACCCGGGAGGGGAAGCTCGCGCTGATCTGGAACGAGGTCCCGGCGAGCCCGCCCGGCACCGTGTACCTCTACTCCGACCTCAACCTGATCTCGCTCCAGCTGGTGCTGGAGAAGATCACCGGTCGCACCGAGGACGTACTGCTCCGCGAACAGATCACCGCTCCGCTCGGGATGCACCGCACCCGCTACAACCCGCCGGCCTCCTGGAAGCCGAAGATCGCCGCGACCGAGGACGAGCGGCCGCCGTGGTCCGGGATGGACCGGGGTCTCGTCTGGGGCGAGGTGCACGACGAGAACGCGTACAGCCTCGGCGGCGTCGCCGGTCACGCCGGGGTCTTCTCGTGCGCCTGGGACCTGGCGATCCTCGCCCGCACACTCCTCAACGGCGGGGTCTACGGGCGCGCGAGGATCCTCTCCGCCCACTCGGTGGACCTGCTGTTCACCGACTTCAACACGGCGTTCCCCGGTGACGCGCACGGCCTCGGCTTCGAGCTCTACCAGCACTGGTACATGGGGGCGATGGCCACCCCGCGCACCGCCGGCCACACCGGATTCACCGGCACCAGCCTGGTCCTGGACCCGTCGACCGACTCCTTCCTGATCGTGCTGGGCAACTCGGTCCACCCGGTGCGCAACTGGCGCTCCGGCAGCGCGCCGCGCGTCGCGACCGCCAACCAGATGGCGCGCGCCGTCGCGGTCCGGCCCGCCCGGGGCCGTACGGCCTGGTTCTCCGGCCTCGCCGGCGCGTCATCGGCCACCCTGGCGCTCCCGCCGCTGACCCTCACCTCCTCGCGCGCCCGGCTGAGCTGCGCCCTGTGGTGGGACACCGAACCGGGCTCGGACTTCCTGTACCTGGAGGGCTCGCCGGACGCCGGGAAGAGCTGGCGGCCGGTGCCGTTCAGCACCGTACCGACGGCACAGGACCGGCGGCCCCGGCCGGAACCCCATCCGGACGGCTCCGTCTCCGGCTGGTCGGGGCGGGTCTGGCACCGGTTCGACGCGGACCTGTCGGCCTGGCACGGCGCCGAGGTGCGGCTGCGCTGGCGGTACGCCACGGACCAGCTGTACGTCGGCCGAGGGGTCTACGTCGACGCGGTCCGGGTCGAGGACGGCGGCCGCACGGTCTTCGACGAGGGCCGGCCGGGCGACGCCCGGCGCATCGAGGCGGACGGCTGGACGCCCTCCGAGAACTGA
- a CDS encoding nitronate monooxygenase family protein, whose amino-acid sequence METELSKKLGIEHAIFGFTPFPAVAAAITRAGGFGVLGAVRYTAPDDLARDLDWMQEHTDGKPYGLDVVMPAKKVEGVSEADVEAMIPAGHRQFVQDTLTEHGVPELVEGEASGWRITGWMEEVARNQLDVAFGYPIKLLANALGSPPADVIARAHEQDVIVAALAGSARHARHHADAGIDVVVAQGYEAGGHTGEIASMVLVPDVVDAVGPLPVLAAGGIGSGEQVAAGLALGAQGVWLGSLWLTTEEADMHSRALTAKLLAAGSGDTVRSRALTGKPARQLRTEWTDAWDDPAGPGPLPMPLQGLLVAEAVSRIQKYETGALLGTPVGQIVGRMNTERSVQAVFDDLTRGFERAVDRINRIAGRSTS is encoded by the coding sequence ATGGAGACGGAGCTGAGCAAGAAACTGGGGATCGAGCACGCCATCTTCGGCTTCACGCCGTTCCCCGCGGTGGCCGCGGCGATCACCCGGGCCGGCGGATTCGGGGTGCTCGGAGCGGTCCGCTACACCGCCCCCGACGACCTCGCACGCGACCTCGACTGGATGCAGGAACACACCGACGGCAAGCCCTACGGCCTCGACGTCGTGATGCCCGCGAAGAAGGTGGAGGGCGTCAGCGAGGCCGATGTCGAGGCGATGATCCCGGCCGGGCACCGGCAGTTCGTCCAGGACACCCTCACCGAGCACGGCGTCCCCGAACTCGTCGAGGGCGAGGCCTCCGGCTGGCGCATCACCGGCTGGATGGAGGAGGTCGCCCGCAACCAGCTCGACGTCGCGTTCGGCTATCCCATCAAGCTGCTCGCCAACGCGCTGGGCTCACCGCCCGCCGACGTCATCGCCCGCGCCCACGAGCAGGACGTAATCGTCGCCGCACTCGCGGGCAGCGCCCGGCACGCCCGGCACCACGCGGACGCCGGCATCGACGTCGTCGTCGCCCAGGGCTACGAGGCGGGCGGCCACACCGGGGAGATCGCCTCCATGGTCCTCGTCCCCGACGTCGTCGACGCCGTGGGCCCGCTCCCCGTCCTCGCCGCCGGAGGCATCGGCAGCGGCGAACAGGTCGCGGCCGGGCTCGCCCTGGGCGCCCAGGGCGTCTGGCTCGGCTCCCTCTGGCTCACCACCGAGGAGGCCGACATGCACTCGCGCGCCCTGACCGCCAAACTCCTCGCGGCGGGCTCCGGCGACACCGTCCGCTCCCGCGCCCTCACCGGGAAACCCGCGCGCCAGCTGCGCACCGAGTGGACCGACGCGTGGGACGACCCGGCGGGCCCGGGGCCGCTCCCCATGCCGCTCCAGGGACTGCTGGTCGCCGAGGCCGTCTCCCGCATCCAGAAGTACGAGACGGGCGCCCTGCTCGGCACCCCGGTCGGCCAGATCGTCGGCCGGATGAACACCGAACGCAGCGTGCAGGCCGTCTTCGACGACCTGACCCGGGGCTTCGAGCGCGCCGTGGACCGGATCAACCGCATCGCCGGACGGAGCACCTCATGA